The Podospora pseudopauciseta strain CBS 411.78 chromosome 7 map unlocalized CBS411.78m_7.2, whole genome shotgun sequence genome contains a region encoding:
- a CDS encoding uncharacterized protein (COG:S; EggNog:ENOG503NWJG), which yields MSQIVRLNLSPTADSRPQFTTIAKMSHSYSTFDCSSPSLSQQNTATMPHDLEAAPLLPPPTAPKPPPSMKSAFVLPSATRFLADFTLGFADGLTVPFALTAGLSSLGSSDTVIYAGAAEICAGSLSMGIGGFLAAKGEWSQSQVQIPAQSALVDQFDADVEIDTETETIVSGYHDTENDDLLEGYLAPLELSPKLQDEIRSHVAKCPGILRELEQQQRRYRSRHGCLETGSLSEKEVEAKRAAPSPILVGLSVSLGYLLGGLLPLFPYFFVEHVQEGLRWSFAVCLLALFLFGLLKDYFLNSQQSKDQTGAGWIGTSGQKKHRIVLGMKWLDLKRSLWEGIQMALMGGIAAIAAVLCVKFFEGMGV from the exons ATGTCTCAAATTG TCAGATTGAACCTCTCACCAACCGCTGACAGTCGACCACAATTCACAACAATTGCAAAGATGTCGCACAGTTACTCGACATTCGATTGTAGCTCTCCTTCTCTGTCACAGCAAAACACAGCAACCATGCCGCATGACCTTGAGGCCGcgcccctccttcctccgccAACAGCTCCCAAGCCGCCACCAAGCATGAAATCAGCCTTCGTTCTCCCTTCAGCAACACGTTTCTTAGCAGATTTCACCCTCGGGTTTGCGGATGGGCTCACCGTCCCTTTTGCTCTGACTGCTGGTCTTTCCAGTCTGGGAAGCTCTGATACTGTCATCTATGCTGGCGCCGCCGAGATTTGCGCCGGCAGTCTTAGCATGGGCATCGGTGGCTTCCTCGCAGCAAAGGGTGAATGGTCTCAATCACAAGTACAGATACCAGCCCAATCAGCCTTAGTAGATCAATTCGATGCCGACGTAGAGATCGACACCGAAACCGAAACCATCGTCTCAGGCTATCACGACACCGAGAACGATGATTTATTAGAGGGATACTTAGCGCCTCTGGAGCTCTCGCCGAAACTACAAGATGAGATCAGGTCGCATGTGGCCAAATGCCCCGGCATTTTGAGGGAGTTGGAACAGCAGCAAAGGCGATATCGGAGTCGCCATGGTTGCTTAGAAACAGGCAGCTTGAGTGAGAAGGAAGTCGAAGCAAAGAGAGCTGCACCATCGCCCATCCTCGTGGGACTTTCAGTGTCACTGGGGTATCTTTTAGGCGGGCTGCTACCATTGTTCCCCTATTTCTTTGTGGAACATGTGCAGGAGGGCCTCAGGTGGAGTTTTGCGGTTTGCCTGCTAGCGCTGTTCCTATTTGGCCTTTTGAAAGATTATTTCCTCAATAGTCAGCAATCAAAGGACCAGACTGGGGCCGGGTGGATCGGGACAAGCGGACAGAAAAAGCACAGGATAGTTTTGGGAATGAAGTGGTTGGATCTGAAAAGAAGCTTGTGGGAGGGAATCCAAATGGCCCTCATGGGTGGCATTGCCGCAATCGCGGCTGTGTTATGCGTCAAGTTTTTTGAAGGTATGGGCGTTTAG
- a CDS encoding uncharacterized protein (EggNog:ENOG503PHQY), translating into MVLPTEEPLPPPAPAAAPAATLPPAPSSGTLSPGQLGALLGSVLGFAFLVLGLCCCLSCHRRRQRQGRVIVYDRGSDNSESEREVTREYYTSTRDWNRLRGPGGLGFANAEGMMGDAGGMATRTNVGFTTVPPPVRFPPTPRYTPYRQSRWPQISGVRRFP; encoded by the coding sequence ATGGTTCTGCCAACCGAGGagcccctcccaccccccgctcctgctgctgcccctgctGCCACTCTCCCACCGGCGCCATCTTCGGGCACTCTTTCCCCTGGACAACTGGGCGCTTTGCTTGGGTCAGTCTTGGGTTTTGCTTTTCTGGTTCTGGGCCTATGCTGTTGTCTTTCCTGTCATCGTCGACGCCAACGGCAGGGGCGTGTCATTGTTTATGACAGAGGCAGCGACAACAGTGAGAGTGAACGCGAAGTCACAAGGGAATATTATACCTCGACACGGGACTGGAACCGACTGAGGGGCCCAGGAGGCCTCGGATTTGCGAACGCTGAAGGCATGATGGGCGATGCAGGAGGCATGGCAACCCGAACCAATGTTGGCTTTACCACGGTCCCACCGCCTGTCAGATTTCCGCCCACACCGAGGTATACTCCTTATCGGCAATCCAGATGGCCACAAATCAGCGGAGTGAGGAGGTTTCCATGA
- a CDS encoding uncharacterized protein (EggNog:ENOG503NUNG; MEROPS:MER0001733; COG:E) — MLQSGLRVLASTIRSSKARLPFTFPTRRFDNRDIAVAMDYNKILQGKYPAKQHAKRVSDYIRDKIPNATGVLYLEGRATKMIEDNDSEEHFRQRRYFYYLTGCPLADSYVIHDMDSSKTTLFIPPVDPESVIWSGLPVSAEEALSHWDVDEVKYTNEINATLAHVGASKDNATLYAIPNQVSEKVTFLEFDHKNFSILKEAIEVTRVVKDEYEIAMIGKANQISSRAHESVMKKVKHVKNERELEAVFLAECISNGARDQAYHSIVAAGRAAATLHYVANNAPLDGKLNLLLDAGGEWNCYASDITRTFPINGKFTTESRAIYDIVLKMQLECIAALKEGVVWDDVHTLAHKIAIDGLLELGILKGDKEAILESRTSVAFFPHGLGHYLGMDTHDTGGNANYADKDTMFRYLRVRGTLPAGSVITVEPGLYFCNFIIEPFLNDPKHSQYINRPVLDRYWDVGGVRIEDNIVITKTGTQNLTTAIKDPDEMERLIASS, encoded by the exons ATGCTACAGTCAGGCCTCCGAGTTCTGGCCTCGACGATAAGAAGTTCGAAAGCACGTCTCCCGTTCACGTTTCCAACACGCCGTTTCGACAACCGTGACATCGCCGTCGCGATGGACTACAATAAGATCCTGCAGGGGAAATACCCCGCGAAGCAGCACGCGAAGCGCGTGAGCGACTACATTCGCGACAAAATTCCGAACGCTACAGGTGTATTGTACCTCGAGGGCCGTGCCACCAAGATGATTGAAGACAACGATAGCGAGGAGCACTTCCGACAGCGTCGCTATTTCTACTACCTCACCGGATGCCCCCTTGCCGATTCATACGTCATCCATGACATGGACTCGTCCAAGACAACACTATTCATCCCACCCGTTGATCCCGAAAGCGTCATTTGGTCTGGTCTTCCTGTCTCCGCCGAGGAGGCCCTCAGCCACTGGGACGTGGACGAAGTCAAATACACAAACGAAATCAACGCAACACTTGCCCATGTCGGTGCCTCCAAAGACAACGCCACGCTTTATGCCATCCCCAACCAAGTCTCCGAGAAGGTCACCTTTCTCGAGTTTGACCACAAAAACTTTTCCATTTTGAAGGAGGCCATTGAGGTCACCCGTGTGGTCAAGGACGAGTACGAGATTGCCATGATCGGCAAAGCCAACCAGATAAGCAGCAGGGCCCATGAGTCGGTCATGAAGAAGGTCAAGCACGTCAAGAATGAGCGCGAGCTCGAAGCCGTGTTCCTAGCAGAGTGCATCTCCAATGGGGCCCGTGATCAGGCATATCACAGCATCGTTGCCGCTGGTCGGGCTGCTGCGACGCTCCATTACGTTGCCAACAATGCCCCTTTGGATGGCAAACTGAACCTCTTGTTGGATGCCGGCGGCGAGTGGAACTGCTATGCTTCCGATATCACGAGAACATTTCCCATTAATGGCAAATTCACCACGGAGAGCAGGGCCATCTACGACATCGTCCTCAAAATGCAGCTTGAATGCATTGCTGCACTGAAGGAAGGTGTTGTGTGGGATGATGTCCACACCTTGGCCCACAAGATTGCCATTGATGGGCTGTTGGAGCTTGGCATCTTGAAAGGTGACAAGGAGGCCATCCTGGAGAGCCGTACAAGTgtcgccttcttcccccatGGGCTGGGACACTATCTCGGCATGGACACACACGATACTGGCGGCAATGCCAACTATGCCGACAAGGACACCATGTTCCGCTACCTCAGGGTGAGAGGGACTCTACCGGCCGGAAGTGTCATCACGGTTGAGCCGGGTCTTTACTTCTGTAACTTCATCATCGAACCCTTCCTCAATGACCCCAAGCACTCTCAGTACATTAACCGTCCAGTTCTGGACAGGTATTGGGATGTGGGCGGTGTACG CATCGAGGACAATatcgtcatcaccaagacgGGGACACAAAATCTTACCACAGCCATCAAGGATCCTGATGAAATGGAGAGACTGATTGCGTCCAGTTAG
- a CDS encoding uncharacterized protein (EggNog:ENOG503P287; COG:S) produces MTDCDKSADASHEAGSDTSAVPSPPPPPVPSADPNLRFIPSPESDASPTLAAQVDDIYKIAPVAALRMLSAGIEALVNMTGDIPPTPPPRSPTMPHMRGMEAEKKSIVRSNSDKNLARLAQQRSAANSPRPSPRPGRSPLHSDAKAASVPVPDGAQSIDGVQLRAPYPTQASRAEQPLAPYIVVGENSQPLNLQHSAITRKFYSRLPPPISITEYLLRIHRFCPMSTAVYLATSLYIHRLAVLERAIAITKRNAHRLLLAGLRVAMKALEDLSYAHGKVAKVGGVSEAELARLEISFCFLTGFELVVTYESLSKHWEMLRRGTDCWNLHDELMEEDMTVLQFAKPPKPRREHAVST; encoded by the coding sequence ATGACAGACTGCGACAAATCGGCCGATGCCTCTCACGAAGCCGGCAGCGACACCAGTGCCGTCCCatctccgccaccaccgcctgtTCCCTCAGCCGACCCCAACTTGCGCTTCATCCCGAGCCCAGAAAGCGATGCCTCGCCTACTCTTGCCGCACAGGTCGACGATATCTACAAAATTGCGCCCGTCGCTGCTCTCAGAATGCTCAGCGCGGGCATCGAGGCGCTCGTGAATATGACGGGAGACATCCCGCCCACGCCACCACCGAGAAGCCCCACCATGCCGCACATGCGAGGTATGGaagcagagaagaagagtaTCGTGCGGTCCAATTCAGACAAGAATTTGGCCCGTCTTGCTCAGCAACGAAGCGCAGCAAACTCTCCACGGCCCTCCCCCCGGCCCGGTCGGTCTCCGCTGCATTCGGACGCGAAGGCCGCGTCCGTTCCCGTACCCGACGGTGCCCAATCCATCGACGGCGTCCAGCTGCGGGCGCCTTACCCGACACAGGCGTCAAGAGCAGAACAGCCCCTTGCTCCATATATTGTCGTTGGTGAGAACTCGCAGCCGCTCAATCTCCAACATAGCGCCATCACTCGCAAATTTTACTCTCGCCTCCCGCCACCGATATCTATTACCGAGTATCTCCTCCGAATACACCGTTTCTGCCCCATGTCTACCGCCGTCTATCTAGCCACATCCTTATACATACATCGTTTGGCCGTGCTGGAGCGAGCCATTGCCATAACTAAGAGGAATGCTCATCGTCTGTTGCTAGCGGGATTGAGAGTGGCCATGAAGGCCCTGGAGGACTTGAGCTACGCACACGGAAAAGTGGCAAAGGTCGGTGGTGTCAGTGAAGCAGAATTGGCGAGGCTGGAAATCAGCTTCTGCTTTCTTACGGGGTTCGAGTTGGTTGTGACCTATGAGTCGTTGAGCAAACATTGGGAGATGCTCAGAAGAGGAACCGACTGCTGGAATCTGCATGATGagttgatggaggaggacatgACGGTTTTGCAATTTGCAAAGCCGCCAAagccgaggagggagcaCGCTGTGTCAACTTGA
- a CDS encoding uncharacterized protein (EggNog:ENOG503NX5W; COG:E; COG:H) has protein sequence MPPLLRATPRQRAFQAFPAARSGVSVTRLGYCRFASSSQKSVHGTTTSRRTCTASVNRQRSALISSSLSWNIQQKWSSTVAIDPKMYTTSFAFFEALWDAGVTHVFVNLGSDHPSIIEAMVKGACEKKGQFPRIITCPNEMVAMSMADGYARLTNKPQAVIVHVDVGTQGLGAAVHNASAGRAPILVFAGISPITQEGELRGSRTEFIHWIQDVPDQKQIVAQYCRYSAELKTGVNVKQMVNRALQFAKSAPQGPVYLCGSREVMEQEIEPYSIQQDEWDPVELGGLPGSAVSKIAEALASAERPLLITGYAGRNPDMPAKLVELANTVKGLRVLDTGGSDMCFPADHPAWLGLRYGNEEAIQTADTIIVLDCDVPWIPTQCKPRSDAKIFHIDVDPLKQVMPLFYIKAQARYRADAMASVDQILAALQSDESLRAKLAGGASEQRWTALQTSYRERIDGIASRARPLDNGEFGTGHLCSKLRELCPEDTIWAVEAVTNTLFVHDNIQPTKPGQWINCGGGGLGWSGGGALGVKLASDHEAKLQGHEHGKFVVQIVGDGSFLFSVPGSVYWIAKRYNIPILTIVLNNKGWNAPRRSLLLVHPDGLGAGATNDDIHIAFNPSPDYAGIAKAAAGGDVFAERVDQAADLVDVLKRAIQAVQNGQTAVVDCKVASGC, from the exons ATGCCGCCATTGCTCCGTGCAACCCCGCGCCAGAGGGCATTCCAGGCTTTTCCTGCAGCCAGGTCTGGGGTGAGCGTTACTCGTTTGGGTTATTGCAGGTTCGCCTCCTCTTCGCAGAAATCAGTCCATGGCACAACAACTTCCAGGAGGACTTGTACCGCTTCCGTCAACAGGCAAAGGTCTGCACTGATCTCATCCTCTCTAAGTTGGAACATACAGCAGAAGTGGTCATCGACTGTAGCCATCGATCCCAAAATGTACACGACATCATTTGCGTTCTTCGAGGCGCTATGGGATGCCGGAGTCACCCATGTGTTTGTCAATCTGGGCTCCGACCATCCGAGCATCATCGAGGCCATGGTCAAGGGTGCCTGTGAGAAGAAGGGCCAGTTTCCTCGGATTATCACGTGTCCCAATGAG ATGGTGGCCATGTCGATGGCTGATGGTTATGCGCGCCTGACCAACAAGCCGCAGGCCGTCATCGTCCACGTCGACGTGGGCACCCAGGGTCTCGGTGCAGCCGTCCACAATGCCAGCGCTGGTCGTGCTCCTATCCTCGTTTTCGCTGGCATCTCGCCCATCACGCAGGAAGGCGAGCTGCGCGGTTCGCGGACCGAGTTCATCCATTGGATTCAAGATGTGCCAGACCAAAAGCAGATTGTCGCTCAGTATTGTCGGTATTCAGCTGAGTTGAAGACGGGAGTAAACGTGAAGCAAATGGTCAACCGGGCGCTGCAGTTTGCCAAATCGGCGCCGCAGGGTCCCGTGTATCTTTGTGGATCGAGAGAGGTGATGGAACAGGAGATTGAGCCGTACAGCATCCAGCAAGACGAATGGGATCCAGTTGAGCTAGGCGGGCTACCTGGGTCGGCCGTGAGCAAGATCGCAGAAGCCTTGGCCAGTGCAGAAAGGCCGCTATTGATTACTGGATATGCCGGAAGAAACCCAGATATGCCGGCAAAGTTGGTGGAGCTGGCAAACACTGTCAAAGGCCTTCGAGTGCTGGACACGGGTGGCAGCGACATGTGTTTCCCAGCAGACCATCCGGCATGGCTGGGATTGCGGTACGGCAATGAGGAGGCAATCCAGACCGCGGACACCATCATCGTTCTGGACTGCGACGTTCCCTGGATTCCCACCCAGTGTAAACCACGATCGGACGCCAAGATCTTCCATATCGACGTCGACCCCCTCAAACAAGTGATGCCTCTCTTTTACATCAAGGCGCAGGCACGGTATCGAGCCGACGCCATGGCATCTGTGGATCAGATCCTGGCGGCACTGCAATCAGATGAAAGCCTAAGAGCCAAGTTGGCAGGCGGGGCCAGTGAGCAAAGGTGGACCGCATTGCAAACGTCGTACAGGGAGCGGATTGACGGTATTGCGTCGCGAGCGAGACCTCTTGACAATGGTGAGTTTGGGACCGGTCACCTGTGTTCCAAGTTGCGAGAGTTGTGCCCAGAAGACACAATCTGGGCCGTTGAGGccgtcaccaacaccctATTCGTCCACGACAACATTCAGCCAACAAAACCCGGACAGTGGATCAactgcggtggtggggggttggggtggtctggtggtggtgctcttGGAGTTAAGCTTGCGTCGGACCATGAGGCCAAACTTCAGGGCCACGAGCATGGCAAGTTTGTGGTGCAGATTGTCGGCGATGGGTCGTTTTTGTTCTCGGTTCCCGGCAGCGTGTATTGGATTGCAAAGCGTTACAACATTCCCATTCTGACCATTGTGTTGAACAACAAGG GCTGGAACGCGCCACGCAGGTCGTTATTGTTGGTCCATCCCGACGGCCTGGGCGCTGGTGCGACCAATGACGATATCCACATAGCGTTCAACCCTTCTCCGGACTATGCTGGCATTGccaaagcagcagctggAGGGGACGTTTTTGCTGAGAGGGTTGACCAAGCAGCCGACTTGGTGGATGTTCTAAAGAGGGCTATCCAGGCAGTGCAGAATGGGCAAACAGCTGTTGTCGACTGCAAAGTTGCCTCTGGATGCTGA
- a CDS encoding uncharacterized protein (CAZy:GH43; COG:G; EggNog:ENOG503PAKC): protein MRLFWKRSGIVASLIAFSSFLLLAAPVTAQASSTTTSSPAVSYVNTLANQRADPHIFKHTDGWYYFTATVPAFDRIILRRAQSIQALGDAAETTVWRRKSSGVGSGQVWAPEIHFIDGKWYIYVALGVANEWRIRAYVLEASGANPLTSTWIEKGIIKTNWDTFSLDATTFTVNSTRYLVWAQQDPSRSGENSSLFIAPLQNPWTIRGTAVAISHPDLAWERIGYKVNEGASVIQRNGRIFMTYSASATDHNYCMGLLSASATANLMNPASWTKSRTPVFVSNANTKQWGPGHNSFTLSEDGKSDLMVYHDRGYKDINGDPLNDPNRRTRVQKVYWKADGTPDFGIPVPDGNTPVRLRSAVPSGLFLRFYTGNSVPSGSVALEDTQFRIVNPGLSGNGTISLESTSNPGVYLRRLNGSQVQFEAGRNLNTAASKASASFNRRSGLANGSGISLEASDAGGQYLRLQAGGTLVVSAASSTTDQEQATFYLE from the exons ATGAGGCTTTTTTGGAAGCGAAGCGGCATCGTGGCGTCGTTGATCGCCTTTTCGTCCTTTCTATTGCTAGCCGCCCCAGTAACAGCCCAGGCTTCATCGACTACCACTTCGTCGCCCGCAGTCAGCTATGTAAACACACTGGCTAACCAACGAGCCGACCCCCACATTTTTAAACACACGGATGGATGGTACTACTTCACCGCCACAGTTCCTGCCTTTGATAGGATCATCCTCCGTCGTGCTCAGTCCATCCAGGCTCTGGGTGATGCAGCGGAGACTAcagtttggaggaggaagtcgtCTGGTGTTGGAAGTGGTCAGGTCTGGGCACCCGAGATAC ACTTCATCGACGGAAAATGGTATATCTACGTCGCTTTGGGTGTAGCAAATGAATGGCGCATTCGAGCTTACGTTCTTGAAGCGTCTGGTGCTAACCCCCTGACATCAACATGGATCGAAAAGGGGATTATCAAGACCAACTG GGACACCTTCTCGCTCGACGCAACAACCTTCACCGTCAACTCCACGCGTTATCTTGTCTGGGCCCAGCAAGACCCGTCCCGGTCCGGCGAGAACTCATCTCTCTTCATCGCACCTCTGCAGAACCCATGGACTATCCGGGGCACCGCCGTCGCCATCTCTCATCCCGACCTCGCCTGGGAACGGATAGGGTACAAAGTCAATGAGGGAGCGTCCGTCATCCAACGGAATGGCAGAATCTTCATGACCTACTCCGCCTCAGCCACGGATCACAACTATTGCATGGGCCTTTTAAGCGCGTCCGCAACTGCCAATCTCATGAACCCAGCATCGTGGACAAAGAGCAGGACGCCCGTCTTTGTGAGCAACGCCAACACGAAACAATGGGGTCCAGGACACAACAGCTTCACGCTATCAGAGGATGGAAAGAGTGACTTGATGGTATACCATGACAGGGGTTACAAGGATATCAACGGAGACCCGCTCAACGACCCCAATCGGCGGACGAGGGTGCAAAAGGTGTATTGGAAGGCCGACGGAACACCGGACTTTGGCATCCCGGTGCCGGATGGAAATACGCCGGTCAGACTGAGGTCGGCCGTCCCATCTGGACTGTTCCTCAGATTTTACACTGGGAACAGCGTGCCGAGCGGCTCGGTCGCCCTGGAAGATACTCAGTTCCGCATTGTCAATCCCGGGTTGTCGGGTAATGGCACCATCAGCTTGGAGTCCACGAGTAATCCAGGGGTCTACCTTCGCCGGTTGAATGGAAGCCAGGTTCAGTTTGAAGCAGGTCGGAATCTGAACACCGCAGCAAGCAAGGCATCAGCGAGCTTCAACAGGCGCTCTGGACTGGCCAACGGATCCGGGATTTCTCTCGAGGCGTCCGATGCAGGAGGCCAGTATTTACGCTTGCAAGCAGGTGGAACGTTGGTGGTTTCGGCGGCGAGCAGCACAACAGACCAAGAACAAGCGACCTTCTATCTCGAGTAA
- a CDS encoding uncharacterized protein (CAZy:GH62; EggNog:ENOG503NX3A; COG:G) translates to MRPSVLFACLWASATALPSSLPAGPDVSIVQLSNQPPSDLPTTWQWTSTGPLVGPKNDGRGIAGIKDPTIILINGTHHVFASTAQSAGYNLVYFTFAGWADAPNATFYYLDQAPLGTGYRAAPQVFWFAPHKLWYLVYQNGNAAYSTNPDINNPKGWTAPKVFYPDGMPKIIEQNIGDGYWVDMWVICDSASCHLFSSDDNGQLYRSETSLEQFPNGMSQPVIAMQDNRNDLFEAACVYSLPNGKYLLLVEAIGTDGHRWFRSWTADSIRGPWQGLANTEQNPWARSNNVQFDGDVWTKSISHGEIIRDGTVDEKLLIDPCNIRFMYQGMDPSAGGEYNALPWRLGFITHNNPAC, encoded by the coding sequence ATGCGCCCTTCCGTTCTCTTCGCCTGTTTATGGGCCTCTGCTActgctcttccttcttccctGCCAGCTGGGCCAGATGTCTCCATTGTCCAGTTGTCAAACCAACCTCCCAGTGACCTGCCCACAACATGGCAGTGGACCTCCACTGGACCTCTTGTCGGCCCCAAGAACGACGGTCGCGGGATCGCCGGAATCAAAGACCCAACTATCATCCTGATCAACGGAACCCACCACGTATTTGCTTCTACCGCTCAGTCCGCTGGCTACAACCTGGTTTACTTTACCTTTGCCGGCTGGGCCGATGCGCCTAATGCCACTTTTTACTACCTGGATCAAGCCCCTCTTGGGACCGGTTATCGTGCAGCTCCTCAGGTCTTTTGGTTCGCGCCTCACAAACTCTGGTATCTCGTTTACCAGAACGGAAACGCTGCGTACTCCACAAACCCAGACATCAACAATCCCAAGGGCTGGACTGCTCCCAAGGTCTTCTATCCAGATGGGATGCCCAAGATTATCGAACAAAACATTGGGGACGGGTACTGGGTTGACATGTGGGTCATCTGTGATTCGGCAAGCTGTCATCTGTTTTCATCAGACGACAATGGGCAGCTCTACCGATCTGAAACCAGCCTTGAACAATTTCCCAACGGCATGAGCCAACCCGTAATTGCCATGCAGGACAATCGCAACGACCTTTTTGAGGCAGCGTGTGTGTATTCGCTTCCCAATGGCAAATATTTGCTGCTGGTCGAAGCCATTGGAACCGACGGTCACCGGTGGTTCAGGTCTTGGACGGCAGATTCCATCAGGGGGCCATGGCAGGGGCTGGCCAACACGGAGCAAAACCCATGGGCAAGAAGCAACAACGTTCAGTTCGATGGGGATGTCTGGACGAAAAGCATCAGTCACGGGGAGATCATCAGGGACGGGACGGTGGACGAGAAGTTGCTGATTGATCCATGTAATATCCGGTTCATGTACCAAGGGATGGATCCAAGTGCCGGTGGGGAGTACAATGCATTGCCATGGAGGTTGGGCTTTATCACACACAACAACCCTGCTTGTTAG
- a CDS encoding uncharacterized protein (COG:S; EggNog:ENOG503Q35C; MEROPS:MER0000432), translating to MDLTDHPQSSSKPTGTTNKMALNLSSFGILPPGILTQPTPFSLNVSMRDIHRLSAQVDQANIAVPQYYNTHADPVNGRYGVSRSWLLDAQQIWLSEFDWRAHEEQQNKFPNFRINVTLPSDGQVFDLHFAALFSKREDAVPITLLHGWPGSWMEFLPVMELLVEKYTADTLPYHVVVPSIPDYGLSFRPEETKELTMATAGEAINSLMVQLGFNGYVAQGGDVGSFLSQVLSHHDECKAYHLNMFFMTSQQQASVAHLNISAEEQAKVDYAAAWATTGNAYAVEHGTRPSTISLVLQTNPVAMLAWMGEKLIEWSDNRHSPFPSIDTILSFVSYYWLTNSYARSMWAYSELTSVVGGELPPYNPSLTKPMGYSCFPVEIATLPESWARELFPNLVFYGVHEKGGHFAALQAPEAFLSDIEQFLAIVKDTVLGSA from the exons ATGGACCTCACTGATCACCCACAATCATCCAGCAAGCCAACAGGCACTACCAACAAAATGGCTCTCAACCTCTCTTCGTTTGGGATTCTCCCACCGGGAATCCTGACCCAGCCGACACCCTTCTCACTCAACGTTTCTATGAGAGATATCCATCGCCTCTCGGCCCAAGTCGACCAGGCCAACATCGCTGTGCCTCAGTATTACAATACCCACGCGGACCCTGTCAATGGAAGGTACGGGGTTTCCCGCTCCTGGCTTCTCGATGCCCAGCAAATCTGGCTCTCCGAATTTGACTGGCGCGCGCACGAGGAACAACAAAACAAGTTCCCCAACTTCCGCATCAACGTCACTCTCCCGTCAGACGGACAGGTTTTCGACCTCCACTTTGCCGCCTTGTTCTCCAAGCGTGAGGATGCCGTCCCCATCACTCTTCTCCATGGCTGGCCCGGGTCCTGGATGGAGTTTCTCCCAGTCATGGAACTTTTGGTGGAGAAGTACACCGCCGACACTCTCCCCTACCACGTTGTTGTCCCGTCCATCCCTGATTACGGCCTCAGTTTCCGCCCcgaggagaccaaggagtTGACCATGGCAACCGCGGGCGAGGCCATCAACTCTCTCATGGTTCAATTGGGCTTCAATGGATACGTGGCAcagggaggagatgttggCAGCTTCCTGTCACAGGTGCTGAGTCATCATGACGAGTGCAAGGCTTACCATT taaacatGTTTTTCATGACATCCCAACAGCAAGCCTCCGTCGCTCATCTGAATATCTCGGCCGAAGAACAAGCAAAGGTGGACTACGCTGCGGCTTGGGCCACCACCGGTAACGCCTACGCTGTCGAGCATGGAACCCGCCCTTCGACCATTTCCCTGGTGCTTCAGACCAACCCAGTTGCAATGCTAGCCTG GATGGGTGAAAAGTTGATTGAATGGTCCGACAACAGAcactccccattcccatctATCGACACCATTCTCTCGTTTGTCTCGTACTATTGGTTGACCAACTCGTATGCCCGGTCAATGTGGGCGTATTCCGAACTGACTAGCGTTGTTGGCGGTGAGCTTCCGCCATACAACCCTTCGTTGACAAAACCCATGGGCTACTCGTGCTTCCCGGTGGAGATTGCCACGCTTCCTGAATCTTGGGCTAGAGAGCTGTTCCCAAATTTGGTATTCTATGGAGTTCATGAAAAG GGCGGCCACTTTGCGGCACTGCAAGCCCCCGAGGCATTCTTGAGTGATATTGAGCAGTTTTTGGCGATTGTGAAGGACACTGTGTTAGGATCAGCTTAA